In Ictalurus furcatus strain D&B chromosome 23, Billie_1.0, whole genome shotgun sequence, a single window of DNA contains:
- the notchl gene encoding neurogenic locus notch homolog protein 1 isoform X2: protein MVLVEGLIFMLWPLSSLCHASPGDPWSSCPADKICKVKFANGACDMECSGSQCLKDGFDCLKPKESCNSGYILYCRDHFDNAHCEKGCNTAPCGWDGSDCIKTYKNQHPNWAKGVLILHTAIPFQKAPLQNSSLLWALSILLQTSVKLRGVVPLQPSADFFAMDAQQLIDLHQQAPNYKSNRSLLFLQVDNRPCSQLPFSCFPYASEAADFLNAMLELNLAPAHIKPEIQVLIGIRGINKEITVRETPVKEPDGSPAWLWPVVGIAVGIGVALAVVATAVLVWFWRRRQRREQGDHHRRVHHRSTATDSNGGNKDWTQCSTEQNKRNGRIAREKDRNGMKKKKKGKDLRKKRREPLGEDAIRIRPLKKSLDIGSDTDVTQSSMEDISKTICDHRSPDQKHFNINHKHVPISPPRRWDRNSIPTQQRTPSNSAPVQWCGPDGSVVLIRAVRSGLDRVVLELLRAGVPVNNTDHTVNHLSLARTLIRYGAAVDMQDHKGETALFLSALHGCYDTARFLILNGANQELTDCRGRRPIDVAQEGFHHEILELLLAHRVHQSPFPVAPATEVLWDDRTYLYSPWVASPPCLPGRSASFSGVVGPREMSSPQSSDWQFVAPQNWRPMTNQSATALVSPRVLSRPSRPISTLQEVTSEAEEEEREAAQHVPRATTPHFLCPLPAPRQRSFSCTQPALQRRLSANQPEPVVNVQQEKLANEQVEIVVVPHPKTSSSQSESRSAGTVCNTDSERERIICNAKSQSEAVNTEPTSVQTVM, encoded by the exons ATGGTCCTGGTGGAGGGTCTGATCTTCATGTTATGGCCCCTCAGCAGTTTATGTCATG CATCACCAGGTGATCCATGGAGCAGCTGTCCAGCAGATAAGATATGCAAAGTCAAGTTTGCGAATGGCGCGTGTGATATGGAATGCTCTGGGTCGCAGTGCCTGAAAGACGGCTTCGACTGCCTTAAGCCCAAAGAATCCTGCAA TTCCGGCTACATTCTGTACTGCCGTGACCACTTCGACAACGCACACTGTGAGAAGGGTTGCAACACTGCCCCCTGTGGGTGGGATGGTTCAGACTGTATAAAAACCTATAAAAACCAGCATCCCAATTGGGCCAAAGGAGTGCTGATTCTGCATACGGCAATTCCTTTCCAGAAAGCGCCATTGCAGAACAGTTCGTTACTTTGGGCTCTCAGCATCCTGCTCCAAACCAGCGTCAAACTGAGAGGGGTGGTGCCACTTCAGCCCAGTGCTGATTTCTTCGCTATGGATGCACAGCAGCTGATAGATCTGCACCAGCAAGCGCCTAATTACAAAAGCAACAG GTCTTTATTGTTCCTACAAGTGGATAACAGGCCATGCTCCCAGCTACCATTCTCTTGTTTTCCCTATGCATCGGAGGCAGCAGATTTCCTGAACGCCATGCTGGAGTTGAACCTTGCCCCAGCCCACATCAAGCCCGAGATCCAAGTACTCATCGGCATCCGGGGCATCAATAAGGAAATCACAGTAAGAGAAACTCCCGTCAAGGAGCCTGATG GTTCTCCTGCATGGCTGTGGCCCGTGGTTGGCATTGCAGTGGGCATTGGGGTGGCACTGGCCGTAGTGGCGACGGCAGTGCTGGTATGGTTCTGGAGAAGACGACAGAGGAGAGAACAAGGAGACCATCACAGACGAGTGCATCACAGATCTACTGCAACTGACAGCAATGGTGGGAATAAAGACTGGACACAGTGCTCCACTGAGCAGAACAAAAGGAATGGAAGGATAGCAAGGGAGAAGGACAGAAATggcatgaagaagaagaagaaagggaaggACCTGAGAAAGAAGCGCAGGGAACCACTCGGAGAGGATGCCATTCGGATAAG GCCTCTTAAGAAGTCCTTGGACATTGGCAGTGACACGGACGTGACCCAGAGCTCCATGGAGGACATCAGCAAGACAATCTGTGACCACAGATCTCCagatcagaaacatttcaacatCAATCACAAGCATGTGCCCATAA GTCCACCAAGAAGGTGGGACAGGAACTCCATTCCTACACAGCAGAGGACACCAAGCAAT TCAGCCCCAGTGCAGTGGTGTGGACCTGACGGTTCTGTGGTTCTGATCCGTGCTGTGAGGAGTGGCCTCGATCGGGTGGTGTTGGAGCTGCTCAGAGCTGGGGTGCCTGTCAACAACACCGACCACACCG TAAACCACCTCTCATTAGCTCGGACACTGATACGTTACGGCGCTGCTGTGGACATGCAGGACCACAAG GGTGAGACAGCTCTGTTTCTCTCGGCGCTCCATGGCTGCTACGATACTGCTAGGTTTCTCATCCTAAACGGTGCCAATCAGGAGCTGACGGACTGCAGGGGGCGTCGGCCAATAGATGTGGCCCAGGAAGGATTCCATCATGAGATCCTCGAGCTTCTACTGGCCCACCGAGTCCACCAGAGCCCGTTTCCTGTGGCCCCAGCTACCGAGGTGCTGTGGGATGACCGTACTTACCTGTATTCCCCATGGGTGGCATCACCTCCATGTCTGCCAGGAAGGAGTGCTTCCTTTTCTGGAGTTGTAGGACCCAGGGAGATGTCTTCACCCCAGTCCAG TGACTGGCAATTTGTGGCACCTCAAAACTGGCGGCCAATGACAAACCAATCCGCGACGGCGCTAGTCAGCCCCAGGGTCCTCAGCCGCCCATCGCGTCCAATCAGCACGCTTCAGGAAGTGACCTCAGAAGCcgaggaagaagaaagagaagcagCACAGCATGTCCCCAGAGCGACGACACCCCACTTCCTGTGTCCTCTGCCAGCACCCCGGCAGCGCTCATTCTCCTGCACACAGCCCGCTCTGCAGCGCCGCCTCAGTGCCAACCAACCAGAACCGGTCGTCAACGTCCAACAAGAGAAACTAGCTAATGAGCAAGTAGAAATAGTGGTCGTGCCCCACCCTAAGACAAgctccagccaatcagagagcagaAGTGCAGGGACGGTGTGTAATACagactctgagagagagaggatcatCTGCAACGCAAAAAGTCAAAGCGAGGCGGTCAATACCGAGCCCACGTCAGTACAGACTGTTATGTGA
- the notchl gene encoding neurogenic locus notch homolog protein 1 isoform X1 encodes MVLVEGLIFMLWPLSSLCHASPGDPWSSCPADKICKVKFANGACDMECSGSQCLKDGFDCLKPKESCNSGYILYCRDHFDNAHCEKGCNTAPCGWDGSDCIKTYKNQHPNWAKGVLILHTAIPFQKAPLQNSSLLWALSILLQTSVKLRGVVPLQPSADFFAMDAQQLIDLHQQAPNYKSNRSLLFLQVDNRPCSQLPFSCFPYASEAADFLNAMLELNLAPAHIKPEIQVLIGIRGINKEITVRETPVKEPDGSPAWLWPVVGIAVGIGVALAVVATAVLVWFWRRRQRREQGDHHRRVHHRSTATDSNGGNKDWTQCSTEQNKRNGRIAREKDRNGMKKKKKGKDLRKKRREPLGEDAIRIRPLKKSLDIGSDTDVTQSSMEDISKTICDHRSPDQKHFNINHKHVPISPPRRWDRNSIPTQQRTPSNSAPVQWCGPDGSVVLIRAVRSGLDRVVLELLRAGVPVNNTDHTGRSALHWACSVNHLSLARTLIRYGAAVDMQDHKGETALFLSALHGCYDTARFLILNGANQELTDCRGRRPIDVAQEGFHHEILELLLAHRVHQSPFPVAPATEVLWDDRTYLYSPWVASPPCLPGRSASFSGVVGPREMSSPQSSDWQFVAPQNWRPMTNQSATALVSPRVLSRPSRPISTLQEVTSEAEEEEREAAQHVPRATTPHFLCPLPAPRQRSFSCTQPALQRRLSANQPEPVVNVQQEKLANEQVEIVVVPHPKTSSSQSESRSAGTVCNTDSERERIICNAKSQSEAVNTEPTSVQTVM; translated from the exons ATGGTCCTGGTGGAGGGTCTGATCTTCATGTTATGGCCCCTCAGCAGTTTATGTCATG CATCACCAGGTGATCCATGGAGCAGCTGTCCAGCAGATAAGATATGCAAAGTCAAGTTTGCGAATGGCGCGTGTGATATGGAATGCTCTGGGTCGCAGTGCCTGAAAGACGGCTTCGACTGCCTTAAGCCCAAAGAATCCTGCAA TTCCGGCTACATTCTGTACTGCCGTGACCACTTCGACAACGCACACTGTGAGAAGGGTTGCAACACTGCCCCCTGTGGGTGGGATGGTTCAGACTGTATAAAAACCTATAAAAACCAGCATCCCAATTGGGCCAAAGGAGTGCTGATTCTGCATACGGCAATTCCTTTCCAGAAAGCGCCATTGCAGAACAGTTCGTTACTTTGGGCTCTCAGCATCCTGCTCCAAACCAGCGTCAAACTGAGAGGGGTGGTGCCACTTCAGCCCAGTGCTGATTTCTTCGCTATGGATGCACAGCAGCTGATAGATCTGCACCAGCAAGCGCCTAATTACAAAAGCAACAG GTCTTTATTGTTCCTACAAGTGGATAACAGGCCATGCTCCCAGCTACCATTCTCTTGTTTTCCCTATGCATCGGAGGCAGCAGATTTCCTGAACGCCATGCTGGAGTTGAACCTTGCCCCAGCCCACATCAAGCCCGAGATCCAAGTACTCATCGGCATCCGGGGCATCAATAAGGAAATCACAGTAAGAGAAACTCCCGTCAAGGAGCCTGATG GTTCTCCTGCATGGCTGTGGCCCGTGGTTGGCATTGCAGTGGGCATTGGGGTGGCACTGGCCGTAGTGGCGACGGCAGTGCTGGTATGGTTCTGGAGAAGACGACAGAGGAGAGAACAAGGAGACCATCACAGACGAGTGCATCACAGATCTACTGCAACTGACAGCAATGGTGGGAATAAAGACTGGACACAGTGCTCCACTGAGCAGAACAAAAGGAATGGAAGGATAGCAAGGGAGAAGGACAGAAATggcatgaagaagaagaagaaagggaaggACCTGAGAAAGAAGCGCAGGGAACCACTCGGAGAGGATGCCATTCGGATAAG GCCTCTTAAGAAGTCCTTGGACATTGGCAGTGACACGGACGTGACCCAGAGCTCCATGGAGGACATCAGCAAGACAATCTGTGACCACAGATCTCCagatcagaaacatttcaacatCAATCACAAGCATGTGCCCATAA GTCCACCAAGAAGGTGGGACAGGAACTCCATTCCTACACAGCAGAGGACACCAAGCAAT TCAGCCCCAGTGCAGTGGTGTGGACCTGACGGTTCTGTGGTTCTGATCCGTGCTGTGAGGAGTGGCCTCGATCGGGTGGTGTTGGAGCTGCTCAGAGCTGGGGTGCCTGTCAACAACACCGACCACACCG GGAGATCCGCCCTGCACTGGGCATGCTCAGTAAACCACCTCTCATTAGCTCGGACACTGATACGTTACGGCGCTGCTGTGGACATGCAGGACCACAAG GGTGAGACAGCTCTGTTTCTCTCGGCGCTCCATGGCTGCTACGATACTGCTAGGTTTCTCATCCTAAACGGTGCCAATCAGGAGCTGACGGACTGCAGGGGGCGTCGGCCAATAGATGTGGCCCAGGAAGGATTCCATCATGAGATCCTCGAGCTTCTACTGGCCCACCGAGTCCACCAGAGCCCGTTTCCTGTGGCCCCAGCTACCGAGGTGCTGTGGGATGACCGTACTTACCTGTATTCCCCATGGGTGGCATCACCTCCATGTCTGCCAGGAAGGAGTGCTTCCTTTTCTGGAGTTGTAGGACCCAGGGAGATGTCTTCACCCCAGTCCAG TGACTGGCAATTTGTGGCACCTCAAAACTGGCGGCCAATGACAAACCAATCCGCGACGGCGCTAGTCAGCCCCAGGGTCCTCAGCCGCCCATCGCGTCCAATCAGCACGCTTCAGGAAGTGACCTCAGAAGCcgaggaagaagaaagagaagcagCACAGCATGTCCCCAGAGCGACGACACCCCACTTCCTGTGTCCTCTGCCAGCACCCCGGCAGCGCTCATTCTCCTGCACACAGCCCGCTCTGCAGCGCCGCCTCAGTGCCAACCAACCAGAACCGGTCGTCAACGTCCAACAAGAGAAACTAGCTAATGAGCAAGTAGAAATAGTGGTCGTGCCCCACCCTAAGACAAgctccagccaatcagagagcagaAGTGCAGGGACGGTGTGTAATACagactctgagagagagaggatcatCTGCAACGCAAAAAGTCAAAGCGAGGCGGTCAATACCGAGCCCACGTCAGTACAGACTGTTATGTGA
- the notchl gene encoding neurogenic locus notch homolog protein 1 isoform X3 produces MECSGSQCLKDGFDCLKPKESCNSGYILYCRDHFDNAHCEKGCNTAPCGWDGSDCIKTYKNQHPNWAKGVLILHTAIPFQKAPLQNSSLLWALSILLQTSVKLRGVVPLQPSADFFAMDAQQLIDLHQQAPNYKSNRSLLFLQVDNRPCSQLPFSCFPYASEAADFLNAMLELNLAPAHIKPEIQVLIGIRGINKEITVRETPVKEPDGSPAWLWPVVGIAVGIGVALAVVATAVLVWFWRRRQRREQGDHHRRVHHRSTATDSNGGNKDWTQCSTEQNKRNGRIAREKDRNGMKKKKKGKDLRKKRREPLGEDAIRIRPLKKSLDIGSDTDVTQSSMEDISKTICDHRSPDQKHFNINHKHVPISPPRRWDRNSIPTQQRTPSNSAPVQWCGPDGSVVLIRAVRSGLDRVVLELLRAGVPVNNTDHTGRSALHWACSVNHLSLARTLIRYGAAVDMQDHKGETALFLSALHGCYDTARFLILNGANQELTDCRGRRPIDVAQEGFHHEILELLLAHRVHQSPFPVAPATEVLWDDRTYLYSPWVASPPCLPGRSASFSGVVGPREMSSPQSSDWQFVAPQNWRPMTNQSATALVSPRVLSRPSRPISTLQEVTSEAEEEEREAAQHVPRATTPHFLCPLPAPRQRSFSCTQPALQRRLSANQPEPVVNVQQEKLANEQVEIVVVPHPKTSSSQSESRSAGTVCNTDSERERIICNAKSQSEAVNTEPTSVQTVM; encoded by the exons ATGGAATGCTCTGGGTCGCAGTGCCTGAAAGACGGCTTCGACTGCCTTAAGCCCAAAGAATCCTGCAA TTCCGGCTACATTCTGTACTGCCGTGACCACTTCGACAACGCACACTGTGAGAAGGGTTGCAACACTGCCCCCTGTGGGTGGGATGGTTCAGACTGTATAAAAACCTATAAAAACCAGCATCCCAATTGGGCCAAAGGAGTGCTGATTCTGCATACGGCAATTCCTTTCCAGAAAGCGCCATTGCAGAACAGTTCGTTACTTTGGGCTCTCAGCATCCTGCTCCAAACCAGCGTCAAACTGAGAGGGGTGGTGCCACTTCAGCCCAGTGCTGATTTCTTCGCTATGGATGCACAGCAGCTGATAGATCTGCACCAGCAAGCGCCTAATTACAAAAGCAACAG GTCTTTATTGTTCCTACAAGTGGATAACAGGCCATGCTCCCAGCTACCATTCTCTTGTTTTCCCTATGCATCGGAGGCAGCAGATTTCCTGAACGCCATGCTGGAGTTGAACCTTGCCCCAGCCCACATCAAGCCCGAGATCCAAGTACTCATCGGCATCCGGGGCATCAATAAGGAAATCACAGTAAGAGAAACTCCCGTCAAGGAGCCTGATG GTTCTCCTGCATGGCTGTGGCCCGTGGTTGGCATTGCAGTGGGCATTGGGGTGGCACTGGCCGTAGTGGCGACGGCAGTGCTGGTATGGTTCTGGAGAAGACGACAGAGGAGAGAACAAGGAGACCATCACAGACGAGTGCATCACAGATCTACTGCAACTGACAGCAATGGTGGGAATAAAGACTGGACACAGTGCTCCACTGAGCAGAACAAAAGGAATGGAAGGATAGCAAGGGAGAAGGACAGAAATggcatgaagaagaagaagaaagggaaggACCTGAGAAAGAAGCGCAGGGAACCACTCGGAGAGGATGCCATTCGGATAAG GCCTCTTAAGAAGTCCTTGGACATTGGCAGTGACACGGACGTGACCCAGAGCTCCATGGAGGACATCAGCAAGACAATCTGTGACCACAGATCTCCagatcagaaacatttcaacatCAATCACAAGCATGTGCCCATAA GTCCACCAAGAAGGTGGGACAGGAACTCCATTCCTACACAGCAGAGGACACCAAGCAAT TCAGCCCCAGTGCAGTGGTGTGGACCTGACGGTTCTGTGGTTCTGATCCGTGCTGTGAGGAGTGGCCTCGATCGGGTGGTGTTGGAGCTGCTCAGAGCTGGGGTGCCTGTCAACAACACCGACCACACCG GGAGATCCGCCCTGCACTGGGCATGCTCAGTAAACCACCTCTCATTAGCTCGGACACTGATACGTTACGGCGCTGCTGTGGACATGCAGGACCACAAG GGTGAGACAGCTCTGTTTCTCTCGGCGCTCCATGGCTGCTACGATACTGCTAGGTTTCTCATCCTAAACGGTGCCAATCAGGAGCTGACGGACTGCAGGGGGCGTCGGCCAATAGATGTGGCCCAGGAAGGATTCCATCATGAGATCCTCGAGCTTCTACTGGCCCACCGAGTCCACCAGAGCCCGTTTCCTGTGGCCCCAGCTACCGAGGTGCTGTGGGATGACCGTACTTACCTGTATTCCCCATGGGTGGCATCACCTCCATGTCTGCCAGGAAGGAGTGCTTCCTTTTCTGGAGTTGTAGGACCCAGGGAGATGTCTTCACCCCAGTCCAG TGACTGGCAATTTGTGGCACCTCAAAACTGGCGGCCAATGACAAACCAATCCGCGACGGCGCTAGTCAGCCCCAGGGTCCTCAGCCGCCCATCGCGTCCAATCAGCACGCTTCAGGAAGTGACCTCAGAAGCcgaggaagaagaaagagaagcagCACAGCATGTCCCCAGAGCGACGACACCCCACTTCCTGTGTCCTCTGCCAGCACCCCGGCAGCGCTCATTCTCCTGCACACAGCCCGCTCTGCAGCGCCGCCTCAGTGCCAACCAACCAGAACCGGTCGTCAACGTCCAACAAGAGAAACTAGCTAATGAGCAAGTAGAAATAGTGGTCGTGCCCCACCCTAAGACAAgctccagccaatcagagagcagaAGTGCAGGGACGGTGTGTAATACagactctgagagagagaggatcatCTGCAACGCAAAAAGTCAAAGCGAGGCGGTCAATACCGAGCCCACGTCAGTACAGACTGTTATGTGA